A single Cupriavidus sp. D39 DNA region contains:
- the ppsR gene encoding pyruvate, water dikinase regulatory protein translates to MSLPDAPQPDAPAAPLAPQQPQEPSKEERPAIRTVFIVSDGTGITAETFSHSILAQFEMRFRKVRMPFVDTPEKAHIAVGKINEAFYAEGVQPIVFTTLVNQESNKAIRRAKAMILDMFQTFIEPLEKELGLKSTHAIGRFHQNADTEAYQNRIEAINFSLAHDDGQSHKNLAEADIILVGVSRSGKTPTSLYLAMQYGLKAANYPLIPDDFERGKLPTALYAFKSKIFGLSINPQRLAEIRNERRPGSKYAAPENCRYEVNEAEAMMRREGIKWLSSTHKSIEEIATTILQEIKVDRDSNY, encoded by the coding sequence ATGTCCCTGCCCGACGCTCCCCAGCCCGATGCTCCCGCTGCGCCCCTTGCGCCGCAGCAACCCCAGGAACCGAGTAAAGAGGAGCGCCCCGCCATCCGCACGGTCTTTATCGTCTCCGATGGCACCGGCATTACCGCCGAGACCTTCAGCCACTCGATCCTGGCCCAGTTCGAGATGCGTTTCCGCAAAGTGCGCATGCCATTCGTCGACACGCCCGAAAAGGCGCACATCGCGGTGGGCAAGATCAATGAGGCCTTCTACGCGGAAGGCGTGCAGCCCATCGTCTTCACCACCCTGGTCAACCAGGAGTCGAACAAGGCGATCCGCCGCGCCAAGGCCATGATCCTGGATATGTTCCAGACCTTCATCGAGCCGCTGGAGAAGGAGCTCGGGCTGAAGTCCACCCATGCGATCGGCCGTTTTCACCAGAACGCGGACACCGAGGCCTACCAGAACCGTATCGAGGCGATCAACTTCTCGCTCGCGCATGACGACGGCCAGTCGCACAAGAACCTGGCCGAGGCCGACATCATCCTGGTGGGCGTGTCGCGCAGCGGCAAGACCCCGACCAGCCTTTACCTTGCCATGCAGTATGGGCTGAAGGCGGCCAATTACCCGCTGATTCCCGACGACTTCGAGCGCGGCAAGCTGCCCACCGCGCTCTACGCGTTCAAGAGCAAGATCTTCGGGCTGTCGATCAATCCGCAGCGCCTGGCCGAGATCCGCAACGAGCGGCGCCCGGGCAGCAAGTACGCAGCGCCGGAGAACTGCCGCTACGAGGTCAACGAGGCCGAGGCCATGATGCGCCGCGAGGGCATCAAATGGCTGTCGTCCACGCACAAGTCGATCGAAGAGATCGCCACCACGATCCTGCAGGAGATCAAGGTGGACCGCGACAGCAATTATTGA
- the rnhB gene encoding ribonuclease HII gives MARRPTATAKGDSAQLGFDLTGAGAQVRHLCGVDEAGRGPLAGPVYAAAVVLDPARPIQGLADSKVLTARRREALFDEICERALGWHIAQASVEEIDTINILHATMLAMQRAVHGLADSGLEPDLVQVDGNRRPQVRFAVEAIVKGDAKVQAISAASILAKVARDRELLMLHATYPQYGFDAHAGYGTPQHLAALAEFGATPHHRRSFAPVREAIALGRIAPVAAAPVPAFPEPQL, from the coding sequence ATGGCGCGCCGACCCACAGCCACCGCCAAGGGCGATTCGGCCCAGCTCGGTTTCGACCTGACCGGCGCCGGCGCGCAGGTCCGCCACCTGTGCGGCGTGGACGAAGCGGGCAGGGGCCCGTTGGCCGGCCCGGTCTATGCCGCCGCCGTGGTGCTGGACCCGGCTCGTCCAATCCAGGGCCTGGCGGACTCCAAGGTGCTGACCGCGCGCCGTCGCGAGGCGCTGTTCGACGAGATCTGCGAGCGCGCCTTGGGCTGGCATATCGCCCAGGCGTCGGTGGAAGAGATCGACACCATCAACATCCTGCATGCCACCATGCTGGCCATGCAGCGTGCCGTGCATGGCCTGGCCGATTCCGGCCTGGAGCCGGACCTGGTGCAGGTGGACGGCAACCGCCGCCCGCAGGTGCGTTTTGCAGTCGAGGCCATCGTCAAGGGCGATGCCAAGGTGCAGGCCATCTCGGCGGCCTCCATCCTGGCCAAGGTGGCGCGCGACCGCGAACTGCTGATGCTGCACGCCACGTACCCGCAGTACGGCTTCGATGCCCACGCCGGCTACGGTACGCCGCAGCACCTGGCAGCGCTGGCCGAGTTCGGCGCCACACCGCACCACCGGCGCTCGTTTGCGCCCGTGCGTGAAGCCATCGCGCTGGGGCGCATCGCACCCGTTGCCGCCGCCCCGGTGCCAGCATTCCCGGAGCCGCAATTGTGA
- a CDS encoding TrmH family RNA methyltransferase: MKHVTSRENALFKHLKALTGSTHARRKAGHSVLDGVHLAQAYLDALGQPVQCVVSERHYDHAEVAALLRQIEPERVVLLADALFDQIAGVVNGIDLMLVIDTPTGHLPSHIDTDCIILDGVQDAGNVGSILRSAAAAGIQHAFLVTGSAFAWSTKTLRAAMGANFHLNIVEHCTLDMLAPRLAVPLLATSSHAQAAVFDTDLRGPVGWVVGNEGAGVSPEWMDKISRTVGIPQPGGLESLNVAAATAICLFEAVRQRRQG; the protein is encoded by the coding sequence GTGAAGCACGTCACTTCGCGCGAGAACGCGCTGTTCAAGCACCTCAAGGCGCTGACCGGCTCCACGCATGCGCGCCGCAAGGCGGGGCATTCGGTGCTCGATGGCGTGCACCTGGCGCAAGCCTATCTGGACGCGCTGGGCCAGCCGGTGCAGTGCGTGGTGTCCGAGCGGCACTACGATCATGCCGAAGTGGCGGCGCTGCTCAGGCAGATCGAGCCCGAGCGCGTGGTGCTGCTGGCGGATGCCTTGTTTGACCAGATCGCCGGCGTGGTCAACGGCATCGACCTGATGCTGGTCATCGACACGCCCACCGGCCACCTGCCGTCGCATATCGACACCGATTGCATCATCCTGGACGGCGTCCAGGATGCCGGCAACGTCGGCTCGATCCTGCGCAGCGCCGCGGCCGCGGGCATCCAGCACGCCTTTCTTGTCACCGGCAGCGCCTTCGCCTGGTCGACCAAGACCCTGCGCGCCGCCATGGGCGCCAATTTCCACCTGAACATCGTCGAGCACTGCACGCTCGACATGCTGGCGCCGCGTCTGGCAGTGCCGCTGCTGGCCACGTCCTCGCACGCGCAGGCAGCCGTGTTCGACACCGACCTGCGTGGTCCGGTCGGCTGGGTGGTGGGCAATGAAGGCGCGGGCGTGAGCCCGGAGTGGATGGACAAGATCAGCCGCACGGTTGGCATTCCCCAGCCGGGCGGGCTGGAATCGCTGAACGTGGCCGCGGCCACGGCGATCTGCCTGTTCGAGGCGGTGCGGCAGCGGCGGCAGGGCTGA
- the ppsA gene encoding phosphoenolpyruvate synthase, which translates to MNNPAIDGAYVLPFEQLRKEDVETVGGKNSSLGEMISQLAEAGVRVPGGFATTSLAFRDFLAHSNLTQRISDRLKALNVDDVKALAEAGAEIRGWVVEAPFQPRLEKEIREFYARAEEREGAEASFAVRSSATAEDLPDASFAGQQESYLNVSGIDDVLDKIRHVFASLYNDRAISYRVHKGFAHDIVALSAGVQRMVRSDVGAAGVMFTIDTESGFPDVVFITSSYGLGETVVQGAVNPDEFYVFKPTLQAGKYPIIRRSIGSKLIKMEFTAPGEAGRVKTVDVPIELRNRYSITDADVSELAKYAMIIEKHYGRPMDIEWGKDGRDGKIYILQARPETVKSQSAGKAEQRFKLKGTAPVLTSGRAIGQKIGTGRVRVINDPSEMERVQPGDVLVADMTDPNWEPVMKRAAAIVTNRGGRTCHAAIIARELGVPAVVGCGDATDLLKDGTLVTVSCAEGDEGRVYDGLLETEVTEVQRGEMPEIDVKIMMNVGNPQLAFDFCQIPNQGVGLARLEFIINNNIGVHPKAILDYPQVDADLKKAVESVARGHASPRAFYVDKLAEGIATIGAAFYPKPVIVRLSDFKSNEYKKLIGGSRYEPDEENPMLGFRGASRYISEDFAEAFEMECKAMKRVRDDMGLTNVEIMVPFVRTLGQAEKVIGLLAKHGLKRGENGLRVIMMCEVPSNAILAEEFLQFFDGFSIGSNDLTQLTLGLDRDSGMELLAKDFDERDPAVKFMLSRAISTALRLDKYVGICGQGPSDHPDFALWLAKEGIKSISLNPDSVVDTWKQLAS; encoded by the coding sequence ATGAACAACCCGGCAATTGACGGCGCCTACGTGCTGCCGTTCGAGCAGTTGCGCAAGGAAGATGTGGAAACCGTGGGCGGCAAGAATTCGTCGCTCGGCGAGATGATCTCGCAGCTGGCCGAGGCTGGCGTGCGGGTGCCCGGCGGCTTTGCCACCACTTCGCTGGCTTTTCGCGACTTCCTCGCCCACAGCAACCTGACCCAACGCATTTCCGATCGCCTGAAGGCCCTTAACGTCGACGACGTCAAGGCCCTGGCCGAAGCCGGTGCCGAGATCCGCGGCTGGGTCGTCGAAGCGCCGTTCCAGCCCCGCCTGGAAAAGGAAATCCGCGAGTTCTATGCCCGCGCCGAAGAGCGCGAAGGCGCCGAGGCTTCGTTCGCCGTGCGTTCCTCGGCCACGGCCGAAGACCTGCCGGACGCGTCGTTCGCCGGCCAGCAGGAGTCGTACCTCAACGTCAGCGGCATCGACGACGTGCTGGACAAGATCCGTCACGTGTTCGCCTCGCTGTACAACGACCGTGCCATTTCCTATCGCGTGCACAAGGGCTTCGCGCACGACATCGTCGCGCTGTCCGCCGGCGTGCAGCGCATGGTGCGCTCGGACGTGGGCGCCGCGGGCGTGATGTTCACCATCGACACCGAATCCGGCTTCCCCGACGTCGTCTTCATCACCTCCAGCTACGGCCTGGGCGAAACGGTGGTGCAGGGCGCGGTCAACCCGGACGAGTTCTACGTCTTCAAGCCCACGCTGCAAGCGGGCAAGTACCCCATCATCCGCCGCTCGATCGGCTCCAAGCTGATCAAGATGGAATTCACCGCGCCGGGCGAAGCCGGCCGCGTCAAGACCGTCGACGTGCCCATCGAACTGCGCAACCGCTACTCCATCACCGACGCCGATGTGTCGGAGCTGGCCAAGTACGCGATGATCATCGAGAAGCATTACGGCCGCCCGATGGACATCGAGTGGGGCAAGGACGGCCGCGACGGCAAGATCTACATCCTGCAGGCGCGCCCGGAAACGGTGAAGAGCCAGTCCGCGGGCAAGGCAGAGCAGCGCTTCAAGCTCAAGGGCACCGCGCCCGTGCTGACCAGCGGCCGCGCCATTGGCCAGAAGATCGGCACCGGCCGCGTCCGTGTGATCAATGACCCGTCCGAAATGGAACGCGTGCAGCCCGGTGACGTGCTGGTCGCCGACATGACCGATCCCAACTGGGAACCGGTGATGAAGCGCGCCGCCGCCATCGTGACCAACCGCGGTGGCCGTACCTGCCACGCGGCCATCATCGCGCGCGAGCTCGGCGTGCCGGCCGTGGTCGGCTGCGGCGACGCCACCGACCTGCTCAAGGACGGCACGCTGGTGACGGTGTCGTGCGCCGAGGGCGATGAAGGCCGTGTGTACGACGGCCTGCTCGAAACCGAGGTCACTGAAGTGCAGCGCGGCGAAATGCCGGAAATCGACGTCAAGATCATGATGAACGTCGGTAACCCGCAACTGGCCTTCGACTTCTGCCAGATCCCGAACCAGGGTGTTGGCCTGGCCCGCCTCGAGTTCATCATCAACAACAACATCGGTGTCCACCCGAAGGCCATCCTTGACTACCCGCAAGTCGATGCCGACCTGAAGAAGGCCGTGGAAAGCGTGGCCCGCGGCCATGCCAGCCCGCGTGCGTTCTATGTGGACAAGCTGGCCGAAGGCATCGCCACCATCGGCGCGGCGTTCTACCCGAAGCCCGTCATCGTGCGCCTGTCGGACTTCAAGTCCAACGAGTACAAGAAGCTGATCGGTGGCTCGCGCTACGAGCCGGACGAAGAAAACCCCATGCTGGGTTTCCGCGGCGCCTCGCGCTACATCTCCGAAGACTTCGCCGAAGCCTTCGAGATGGAATGCAAGGCCATGAAGCGCGTGCGCGACGACATGGGCCTGACCAACGTCGAGATCATGGTGCCGTTCGTGCGCACGCTTGGCCAGGCCGAGAAGGTCATCGGCCTGCTGGCCAAGCACGGCCTGAAGCGCGGCGAGAACGGCCTGCGCGTCATCATGATGTGCGAAGTGCCGTCCAACGCGATCCTGGCTGAGGAGTTCCTGCAGTTCTTCGACGGCTTCTCGATCGGCTCGAACGACCTGACCCAGCTCACGCTGGGCCTGGACCGCGACTCCGGCATGGAGCTGCTGGCCAAGGACTTCGACGAACGCGACCCGGCCGTCAAGTTCATGTTGTCGCGTGCCATCTCCACTGCGCTGCGCCTGGACAAGTACGTCGGCATCTGCGGCCAGGGCCCCTCGGACCACCCGGACTTTGCGCTGTGGCTGGCCAAGGAAGGCATCAAATCGATCTCGCTGAACCCCGACTCGGTGGTCGATACCTGGAAGCAACTGGCTTCCTGA